In a single window of the Caulobacter soli genome:
- a CDS encoding EF-hand domain-containing protein, which produces MSRLLPTAFAVLSLASLAGLAHAQGPRGNQDANGDGVISAEEFDNAAKARFQRMDANHDGVIDADELAMIQKRMEERRAERPDAAPRPGGGGGGVWAEMDADHDGKVTEAEALAASRARFAKLDADKNGVLSEAEQPARRGPPN; this is translated from the coding sequence CCTTCGCCGTCCTTTCCCTCGCTTCCCTCGCCGGTCTCGCCCACGCTCAGGGACCGCGCGGCAATCAGGACGCCAATGGCGACGGCGTGATCAGCGCCGAGGAGTTCGACAACGCCGCCAAGGCGCGGTTCCAGCGCATGGACGCCAACCATGACGGCGTGATCGACGCCGATGAACTGGCCATGATCCAGAAGCGGATGGAGGAGCGTCGCGCCGAGCGGCCCGACGCCGCCCCGCGACCGGGCGGCGGTGGCGGCGGCGTCTGGGCCGAGATGGACGCCGACCACGACGGCAAGGTCACGGAAGCCGAGGCCCTGGCGGCCAGCAGGGCGCGCTTCGCCAAGCTCGACGCCGACAAGAACGGCGTGCTCAGCGAGGCCGAGCAGCCGGCCCGGCGCGGGCCTCCGAACTAG
- a CDS encoding MBL fold metallo-hydrolase: MAEMPIRAVIAPVTPLQQNCTIVWCAKTKKAAVIDPGGEIPRLMKALEDQGLTLEKIWITHGHMDHAGGAAELKRLTGAPIEGPHKDDQFWIDRIQESGEMYGIPEARIFVTDRWLDDGDVVTLGETQFEVLHCPGHTPGHVIFFHRQARFAQVGDVLFKGSIGRTDFPRGNHQDLLDAITGKLWPLGDDVQFVPGHGPMSTFGAERRSNPYVSDLAIEAMNVPGKAYEAPVNRSPG, from the coding sequence ATGGCCGAGATGCCGATCCGCGCCGTCATCGCGCCGGTCACGCCGCTGCAGCAGAACTGCACGATCGTCTGGTGCGCCAAGACCAAGAAGGCGGCCGTGATCGATCCGGGCGGCGAGATCCCGCGCCTGATGAAGGCGCTGGAGGATCAGGGCCTGACCCTGGAGAAGATCTGGATCACCCATGGCCACATGGACCACGCCGGCGGCGCGGCCGAGCTGAAGCGCCTGACCGGCGCGCCGATCGAGGGACCGCACAAGGACGACCAGTTCTGGATCGACCGCATCCAGGAAAGCGGCGAGATGTACGGTATCCCCGAGGCCCGGATCTTCGTCACCGACCGCTGGCTGGACGACGGCGACGTGGTCACCCTGGGCGAAACCCAATTCGAGGTGCTGCACTGCCCCGGCCACACCCCGGGCCACGTGATCTTCTTCCACCGCCAGGCGCGGTTCGCCCAGGTGGGGGACGTGCTGTTCAAGGGCTCGATCGGCCGCACCGACTTCCCGCGCGGCAACCACCAGGACCTGCTGGACGCCATCACCGGCAAGCTGTGGCCGCTGGGCGACGACGTCCAGTTCGTGCCGGGCCACGGCCCGATGTCGACCTTCGGGGCCGAGCGGCGCTCCAACCCCTATGTCAGCGACCTGGCGATCGAGGCGATGAACGTTCCGGGCAAGGCCTATGAGGCCCCGGTCAACCGCTCGCCAGGCTGA
- a CDS encoding amino acid permease: MWRVKSLDAILATAEKKSLHRSLGPIQLTLLGVGAIIGTGIFVLTAAASQKAGPGMMLSFVIAGAVCAFAALCYSELASMVPVSGSAYTYTYAVMGELLAWMVGWALILEYAVAASAVSVGWSGYFLGMIEHALHFHWPDALRAGPAWSLNGFMPVADFSHGVVNIPAIVVALAVTSLLVIGTTESATVNAALVAIKVTALTVFVILTLPLMKSGNFTPFAPNGWFGPHGTTGMGVFGAAASIFFAYVGFDAVSTAAEETKNPQRNVPIGLIGSLGICTIFYLLVAAGAVGAIGAQPVIGAAGEAVSPGSAAFQAACGLASNADRLVCSNEALAHVLRQVNFPLAGYLLGLAANLALPSVILMMIYGQTRIFFVMARDGLLPEGLAAIHPKWKTPHIVTIATGLFVALAAAFFPVGQLADISNSGTLFAFFMVAIAVMVLRVKDPNRPRPFKTPAIWLVAPIALAGCAFLYFNLPLESILVLPIWGALGLLIYFAYGFRKSHVGKGLRGEVHELDADAPPTGLPGAE; this comes from the coding sequence ATGTGGCGCGTTAAGTCACTGGATGCGATTCTAGCAACGGCCGAGAAGAAGTCGTTGCATCGCTCGCTCGGTCCGATTCAGCTCACCCTGCTGGGCGTGGGCGCGATCATCGGCACCGGCATCTTCGTTCTGACCGCCGCCGCCTCGCAAAAGGCCGGCCCGGGCATGATGCTGAGCTTCGTGATCGCCGGCGCCGTCTGCGCCTTCGCCGCGCTCTGCTATTCGGAACTGGCCTCGATGGTGCCGGTCTCGGGCTCGGCCTACACCTACACCTACGCCGTGATGGGCGAACTGCTGGCCTGGATGGTTGGCTGGGCGCTGATCCTGGAATACGCCGTCGCCGCGTCCGCCGTGTCGGTGGGCTGGTCGGGGTACTTCCTCGGCATGATCGAGCACGCCCTGCATTTCCATTGGCCCGACGCCTTGAGAGCCGGGCCAGCCTGGTCGCTCAACGGCTTCATGCCGGTGGCCGACTTCAGCCACGGCGTCGTCAACATCCCGGCCATCGTGGTGGCCCTGGCCGTGACCTCCCTGCTGGTCATCGGCACGACCGAAAGCGCCACCGTCAACGCCGCCCTGGTGGCGATCAAGGTGACGGCCCTGACCGTTTTCGTGATCCTGACCCTTCCGCTGATGAAGAGCGGCAACTTCACGCCCTTCGCCCCCAACGGCTGGTTCGGCCCGCATGGCACGACGGGCATGGGGGTGTTCGGGGCGGCGGCTTCGATCTTCTTCGCCTATGTCGGCTTCGACGCGGTCTCCACCGCCGCCGAAGAGACCAAGAACCCGCAGCGCAACGTCCCGATCGGCCTGATCGGCAGCCTGGGCATCTGCACCATCTTCTACCTGCTGGTCGCGGCCGGCGCGGTCGGCGCCATCGGCGCTCAACCCGTCATCGGCGCCGCGGGCGAAGCGGTGTCCCCCGGTTCGGCCGCCTTCCAGGCGGCCTGCGGCCTGGCTTCGAACGCCGACCGCCTAGTCTGCTCGAACGAGGCCCTGGCCCACGTCCTGCGTCAGGTCAATTTCCCGCTCGCCGGCTACCTGCTGGGCCTGGCCGCCAACCTGGCCCTGCCCTCGGTCATCCTCATGATGATCTACGGCCAGACCCGGATCTTCTTCGTCATGGCCCGCGACGGCTTGCTGCCCGAAGGCCTGGCGGCCATCCATCCCAAGTGGAAGACGCCGCACATCGTGACGATCGCCACCGGCCTGTTCGTGGCCCTCGCCGCCGCCTTCTTCCCGGTGGGCCAGCTGGCCGACATCTCCAACTCCGGCACCCTGTTCGCCTTCTTCATGGTGGCGATCGCGGTGATGGTGCTGCGGGTGAAGGATCCGAACCGTCCGCGTCCGTTCAAGACGCCGGCGATCTGGCTCGTGGCCCCGATCGCCCTGGCGGGCTGCGCCTTCCTCTATTTCAACCTGCCGCTGGAATCGATCCTGGTGCTGCCGATCTGGGGCGCCCTGGGCCTGCTGATCTATTTCGCCTACGGCTTCCGCAAGAGCCATGTGGGCAAGGGCCTGCGCGGCGAAGTCCACGAACTGGACGCCGACGCGCCGCCCACCGGCCTGCCGGGCGCGGAATGA
- the hrpB gene encoding ATP-dependent helicase HrpB codes for MTLPIHDALPALKAALNAREAAVLVAPPGAGKTTVVPLALLGESWAAGGKIVMLEPRRLAARAAASRMAQSLGESVGETVGFRVRLQSKVSARTRVEVVTEGVFTRMILDDPGLDGVAAVIFDEFHERSLDADLGLALARDAQGLVREDLKILVMSATLDGARISALLGEAPVVESQGRMFPVDTRYLGRDERQRLEERVVRAVERALVEESGSLLIFLPGQGEIRRTETLLRERLRRPEVDVAPLYGALDPAEQDRAVAPAAPGRRKVVLATSIAETSLTIEGVRVVIDCGLARVPRFDPSSGLTRLETVRVSRAAADQRRGRAGRTEPGVCYRLWDEPETRALPAFARPEILEADLSNLALNLARWGARDAADLAFLDKPPTAAFTEARTLLNRLQALDGQGGLTAHGRALADMPLAPRLAHMVVRAAASGQAERGAKIAAVLSEQGLGGRDVDLRHRLESFDRDRSPRARDARTLSERWARSAGRASGAAPLDDALMLAEAYPERVARARGKPGEYQLAGGRGVYLEPTDALARETWLAVGELGGGEARDRILLAAPLDEIALREAFADRLVAEDRLEPDAKGKVRARRLLRLGKLVVEERLLDKVDPSLVAKALLAQVEREGLSAVPLGDGAQALRRRVAFLRDRDAETWPDLSDAALLVRLPEWLEPLLAGRSALSQLGDGALTDAIRTLVPWDLHRRLDAEAPARFTAPTGSSFAIDYAADGGPRIDVRVQELFGLTAHPTVGGVALVLALLSPGHKPIQITRDLPGFWKGSWREVKTEMKGRYPRHVWPDEPATAAPTTRAKPRGT; via the coding sequence GTGACCCTTCCCATCCATGACGCCTTGCCGGCCCTGAAAGCCGCGCTGAACGCGCGAGAGGCCGCCGTGCTGGTCGCGCCGCCCGGCGCGGGCAAGACCACGGTCGTGCCGTTGGCGCTGCTGGGCGAGTCGTGGGCGGCCGGCGGCAAGATCGTCATGCTGGAGCCGCGCCGCCTGGCGGCCCGAGCCGCGGCCTCGCGGATGGCCCAGAGCCTGGGCGAGAGCGTCGGCGAGACGGTGGGCTTCCGCGTGCGGCTGCAGTCGAAGGTTTCGGCCCGCACGAGGGTCGAGGTGGTGACCGAGGGCGTGTTCACTCGGATGATCCTCGACGATCCGGGCCTGGACGGCGTGGCGGCGGTAATCTTCGACGAATTCCACGAGCGTAGCTTGGACGCCGACCTCGGTCTGGCACTGGCCCGCGACGCCCAGGGCCTGGTGCGCGAGGACTTGAAGATCCTGGTGATGTCGGCCACGCTGGACGGCGCCCGCATCTCGGCCCTGCTGGGCGAGGCCCCGGTCGTGGAGAGCCAGGGGCGGATGTTCCCGGTCGACACCCGCTATCTGGGGCGCGACGAACGTCAGCGCTTGGAAGAGCGCGTGGTTCGCGCCGTCGAGCGGGCGCTGGTCGAGGAAAGCGGCAGCCTGCTGATCTTCCTGCCGGGTCAGGGCGAGATCCGCCGGACCGAGACCTTGCTGCGTGAGCGGTTGCGGCGGCCGGAGGTCGATGTCGCGCCGCTCTACGGTGCGCTCGATCCCGCCGAGCAGGACCGCGCCGTGGCGCCCGCCGCGCCGGGGCGGCGCAAGGTGGTGCTGGCGACCTCGATCGCCGAGACCAGCCTGACGATCGAGGGCGTGCGGGTGGTGATCGACTGTGGCCTGGCCCGCGTGCCGCGCTTCGATCCGTCCAGCGGCCTGACCCGGCTGGAGACCGTACGCGTCAGCCGCGCCGCCGCCGACCAGCGCCGGGGCCGGGCCGGCCGCACCGAGCCGGGCGTCTGCTATCGCCTGTGGGACGAGCCCGAGACCCGGGCCCTGCCGGCGTTCGCGCGACCGGAGATCCTGGAAGCCGACCTGTCGAACCTGGCCTTGAACCTGGCCCGCTGGGGCGCGCGCGACGCCGCCGACCTGGCCTTCCTCGACAAGCCGCCGACGGCCGCCTTCACCGAGGCGCGGACCCTGCTCAACCGCCTGCAGGCCCTGGACGGGCAGGGCGGTCTGACCGCCCACGGCCGGGCCCTGGCCGACATGCCGCTGGCCCCGCGCCTGGCCCACATGGTGGTCCGCGCCGCCGCCTCGGGCCAGGCCGAACGCGGCGCGAAGATCGCCGCCGTGCTCAGCGAGCAGGGCCTGGGCGGCCGCGATGTCGACCTGCGCCATCGGCTGGAGAGTTTCGATCGTGACCGCTCGCCGAGAGCGCGCGACGCCCGGACCCTTTCGGAGCGCTGGGCGCGATCCGCCGGCCGGGCGTCCGGCGCCGCGCCGCTGGACGACGCCCTGATGCTGGCCGAGGCCTATCCGGAGCGAGTGGCTCGGGCCCGAGGCAAGCCGGGCGAGTACCAGTTGGCCGGCGGACGCGGCGTCTATCTGGAACCGACCGACGCCTTGGCCCGCGAGACCTGGCTGGCCGTGGGCGAGCTGGGCGGCGGCGAGGCCCGCGATCGCATCCTGCTGGCCGCGCCGCTGGACGAGATCGCCCTGCGCGAAGCCTTCGCCGATCGCCTGGTCGCCGAGGACCGGCTGGAGCCCGACGCCAAGGGCAAGGTCCGCGCCCGCCGCCTGCTGCGCCTGGGCAAGCTGGTGGTCGAGGAGCGGCTGCTGGACAAGGTCGATCCGAGTCTGGTGGCCAAGGCGTTGCTGGCGCAGGTGGAGCGCGAGGGCCTGTCGGCCGTGCCGCTGGGCGACGGCGCCCAGGCCCTGCGCCGCCGCGTGGCCTTCCTGCGAGACCGAGACGCCGAGACCTGGCCGGACCTGTCGGACGCCGCTCTGCTGGTGCGCCTTCCGGAGTGGCTGGAGCCGCTACTGGCCGGGCGCTCGGCCTTGAGCCAACTGGGCGACGGGGCCTTGACCGACGCCATCCGCACCCTCGTGCCCTGGGACCTGCACCGCCGCCTCGACGCCGAGGCCCCGGCCCGGTTCACGGCCCCGACGGGCTCCAGCTTCGCCATCGACTACGCCGCCGATGGCGGCCCCCGCATCGACGTGCGGGTGCAGGAGCTGTTCGGCCTGACGGCGCATCCGACGGTGGGCGGCGTAGCGCTGGTGCTGGCGCTGCTGTCGCCGGGCCACAAGCCGATCCAGATCACGCGCGACCTGCCAGGGTTCTGGAAGGGCTCGTGGCGGGAGGTGAAGACCGAGATGAAGGGCCGCTATCCGAGGCACGTCTGGCCGGACGAACCGGCGACGGCCGCTCCGACGACGCGCGCGAAACCTCGGGGAACATAG
- a CDS encoding proline iminopeptidase-family hydrolase produces MTTMEHWTRRAALAGAAALGVTGQAAFARAPDDEGYAQVPGGKIYWRRFGAGPKTPLLTLHGGPGGAHNYLLSLKALADDRPVIFYDQLGCGKADAPTDESIYTIQRSVDELDAVRAALKLDKVVLYGHSWGSMLAIEYLCQGRGRGIDTLILGGALASTPQAIAGQQRLIDAMPDGYAAKLHGLEKGGRMETPEYAALVQQFYDKHVIRVPPSPDALVSFEALAKSIAYRVMNGPNEFYITGVIKDWDRRKDLKAITQRTLITTGQFDEVTLDCHETIRDGVAGPVQMVVMKDCSHMTMVERPDDYAGLVRGFLAKA; encoded by the coding sequence ATGACGACGATGGAACACTGGACGCGCCGCGCGGCCCTGGCCGGCGCGGCGGCGCTGGGTGTCACGGGGCAAGCGGCCTTCGCCCGAGCGCCCGACGACGAGGGTTACGCCCAGGTCCCCGGCGGCAAGATCTATTGGCGGCGGTTTGGGGCTGGGCCCAAGACCCCGCTGCTGACCCTGCACGGCGGTCCGGGCGGCGCGCACAACTATCTGCTGTCCTTGAAGGCGCTGGCCGACGATCGTCCCGTGATCTTCTACGACCAGCTGGGCTGCGGGAAGGCCGACGCGCCGACCGACGAGTCGATCTACACGATCCAGCGTTCGGTCGATGAACTGGACGCGGTGCGCGCCGCGCTCAAGCTCGACAAGGTCGTGCTCTACGGCCACTCGTGGGGCTCGATGCTGGCCATCGAGTATCTGTGCCAGGGGCGCGGCAGGGGGATCGACACCCTGATCCTGGGCGGCGCCCTGGCCAGCACGCCCCAGGCCATCGCCGGCCAGCAGCGCCTGATCGACGCCATGCCCGACGGCTACGCCGCCAAGCTGCACGGCCTGGAAAAGGGCGGCAGGATGGAGACGCCGGAATACGCCGCGCTGGTCCAGCAGTTCTACGACAAGCACGTCATTCGCGTGCCACCGTCGCCCGACGCCCTGGTCTCGTTCGAGGCCTTGGCCAAGTCGATCGCCTACCGCGTGATGAACGGCCCCAACGAGTTCTACATCACCGGGGTGATCAAGGACTGGGATCGCCGCAAGGATCTCAAGGCCATCACCCAGCGCACCCTGATCACCACGGGCCAGTTCGACGAGGTGACGCTGGACTGCCACGAAACCATTCGGGACGGGGTCGCCGGCCCCGTCCAGATGGTGGTCATGAAGGACTGCTCGCACATGACCATGGTCGAGCGGCCCGACGACTATGCAGGCCTGGTGCGCGGCTTTCTCGCGAAGGCTTAG
- a CDS encoding aminopeptidase P family protein produces MRQTFDESTDPGFGPRHVPLIRAAMARQGLDGFLVPHEDEHQNEYLPAANDRLAWASGFTGSAGAGVILKDRAAVFVDGRYTLQVRDQVDQEVFEIRDLVEGGVPAYLETASKGAVIGYDARLHSPQALDGLKAAAAKAGAALKPVAINPIDEAWSAERPAQPAAPVVPQPVKYAGEESASKRARVGSAVAALGADAAVITAPASIAWLFNIRGGDVIRSPLPLSQAVLRADGTARLFLDPAKVTDELPAWLGNQVSLEDPEALDGALADLSGLKVVVDPGQSSAWYFDTLAAAGAEVVRAMDPCTLPRACKNAVEIAGTVEAHKRDGAALTRFLHWLATDGQTNPPDEKEAVAKLEAFREATGVLKDLSFDTIGAANGHGALPHYRPTERSNERAAQGSLLLVDSGGQYLDGTTDVTRTVAIGEPTAEMVTRNTLVLKGHLAIARLRFPAGTTGSAIDAFARAALWSHGLDYDHGTGHGVGVYLGVHEGPQRISKAPNTIALQPGMIVSNEPGYYKDGEYGIRIENLEVVMPAESVGTGDRPMHRFQALTLAPIDRRLVDKSLLSAEEIAQFDAYHARVVREIGPLVEPEVRSWLEEVCAPL; encoded by the coding sequence ATGCGCCAGACCTTCGATGAATCCACCGATCCGGGCTTCGGCCCCCGCCACGTTCCCCTGATCCGCGCCGCCATGGCCCGGCAAGGCCTGGACGGCTTCCTCGTCCCGCACGAGGACGAGCACCAGAACGAGTACCTGCCCGCCGCCAACGATCGCTTGGCCTGGGCCAGCGGCTTCACCGGCTCGGCCGGGGCCGGCGTGATTCTCAAGGACCGCGCCGCCGTGTTCGTCGACGGCCGCTACACCCTTCAGGTGCGCGACCAGGTCGATCAGGAGGTGTTCGAAATCCGCGATCTCGTCGAGGGCGGCGTGCCCGCCTATCTGGAGACCGCCAGCAAGGGCGCGGTGATCGGCTATGACGCCCGCCTGCACAGCCCCCAGGCCCTGGACGGCCTGAAGGCCGCCGCCGCCAAGGCCGGTGCGGCGCTGAAGCCCGTCGCGATCAACCCGATCGACGAGGCCTGGAGCGCCGAACGTCCGGCCCAGCCCGCCGCGCCCGTCGTGCCCCAGCCGGTCAAGTACGCCGGCGAGGAGTCGGCCTCCAAGCGCGCGCGCGTCGGCTCGGCCGTCGCGGCCCTGGGCGCCGACGCCGCGGTGATCACCGCTCCGGCCTCGATCGCCTGGCTGTTCAACATCCGCGGCGGCGACGTGATCCGCTCTCCCCTGCCGCTGTCGCAGGCGGTGCTGCGCGCCGACGGCACGGCGCGGCTGTTCCTGGATCCGGCCAAGGTCACCGACGAGCTGCCGGCCTGGCTAGGCAATCAGGTGTCGCTGGAAGATCCCGAAGCGCTGGACGGCGCCTTGGCCGACCTGTCGGGTCTGAAAGTCGTCGTCGATCCGGGCCAATCCTCGGCCTGGTATTTCGACACCCTGGCCGCCGCCGGCGCCGAGGTGGTCCGCGCCATGGACCCCTGCACCCTGCCCCGCGCCTGCAAGAACGCCGTCGAGATCGCCGGCACCGTCGAGGCCCACAAGCGCGACGGCGCGGCCCTGACCCGCTTCCTGCACTGGCTGGCTACCGACGGCCAGACCAATCCGCCGGACGAGAAGGAAGCCGTGGCCAAGCTGGAGGCCTTCCGCGAGGCGACCGGCGTGCTCAAGGACCTCAGCTTCGACACCATCGGCGCCGCCAACGGCCACGGCGCCCTGCCCCACTACCGCCCGACCGAGCGCAGCAACGAGCGCGCCGCCCAGGGCTCGCTGCTGCTGGTCGACAGCGGCGGCCAGTACCTGGACGGCACCACCGACGTGACCCGCACGGTCGCCATCGGCGAGCCGACGGCCGAGATGGTCACCCGCAACACCCTAGTGCTGAAGGGCCACCTGGCCATCGCCCGTCTGCGCTTCCCGGCCGGCACCACCGGCTCGGCCATCGACGCCTTCGCCCGCGCCGCCCTGTGGAGCCACGGCCTGGACTACGACCACGGCACCGGCCACGGCGTCGGGGTCTATCTGGGCGTCCACGAAGGCCCGCAGCGGATCAGCAAGGCCCCCAACACCATCGCCCTGCAGCCAGGCATGATCGTTTCCAACGAGCCGGGCTACTACAAGGACGGCGAATACGGCATCCGCATCGAGAACCTCGAGGTGGTGATGCCGGCCGAATCCGTCGGCACGGGCGACCGCCCGATGCACCGCTTCCAGGCGCTGACCCTCGCGCCGATCGACCGGCGGCTGGTGGACAAGAGCCTGCTCTCGGCCGAGGAGATCGCCCAGTTCGACGCCTATCACGCGCGGGTGGTCCGGGAGATCGGACCGCTGGTCGAGCCGGAGGTTCGGAGCTGGCTGGAAGAGGTCTGCGCGCCGCTCTAA
- a CDS encoding 50S ribosomal protein L11 methyltransferase produces the protein MTDYTPQQIVARGARADAEAAADAIDNHPGLEGATYSILEEDEDKGIWRIDAFPTNDEEDAGLLAVLAGYPLKVVREQLADADWLAMALSGLPPVRAGRFFVYGMHDRGRLPASTVNLRIEAGAAFGTGHHGTTVGCLLAYDRLIKARKFNKVLDVGAGTGLLAIAAARTGSKIAVGTDIDKPSVRISKENAKVNRANARFVHASGLSNRLVTDNAPYDLVFANILARPLVSLAQDIKNALVPGGTVILSGLLRTQERMVKAAYVSRGFKVVNRIHRDAWAALVLQRP, from the coding sequence ATGACCGACTACACGCCCCAGCAGATCGTCGCCCGCGGCGCGCGCGCCGACGCCGAAGCCGCCGCCGACGCCATCGACAACCATCCCGGCCTCGAGGGCGCGACCTACTCGATCCTGGAAGAGGACGAGGACAAGGGCATCTGGCGCATCGACGCCTTCCCGACCAACGACGAGGAAGACGCGGGCCTGCTGGCGGTCCTGGCCGGCTATCCGCTGAAGGTGGTGCGCGAGCAACTGGCCGACGCCGACTGGCTGGCCATGGCGCTGTCGGGCCTGCCGCCGGTGCGCGCGGGCCGGTTCTTCGTCTACGGCATGCACGATCGCGGCCGCCTGCCGGCCAGCACGGTCAACCTGCGCATCGAGGCCGGCGCGGCCTTCGGCACCGGCCACCACGGCACCACCGTCGGCTGCCTGCTGGCCTATGACAGGCTGATCAAGGCCCGGAAGTTCAACAAGGTGCTCGACGTCGGGGCCGGCACGGGCCTGCTCGCCATCGCCGCCGCCCGTACGGGTTCGAAGATCGCCGTCGGCACCGACATCGACAAGCCCAGCGTGCGCATCTCCAAGGAGAACGCCAAGGTCAACCGCGCCAACGCCCGGTTCGTCCACGCCTCGGGCCTCAGCAACCGTCTGGTCACCGACAACGCCCCCTACGACCTGGTGTTCGCCAACATCCTGGCCCGCCCGCTGGTCAGCCTAGCCCAGGACATCAAGAACGCCCTGGTCCCCGGCGGCACGGTGATCCTGTCGGGCCTGCTGCGCACCCAGGAGCGGATGGTCAAGGCCGCCTACGTCTCGCGCGGCTTCAAGGTGGTCAACCGCATCCATCGCGACGCCTGGGCGGCGCTGGTCCTGCAACGGCCGTAG
- a CDS encoding O-antigen ligase family protein, with the protein MADVQRDEQQQDGERPDLWRKLEALTCGFVLFMLSNAFIGPLLDPLQAGGEDMPVLRLMWLPVYAIILGLAVWRAPRVARFWFPAVMLSLLIFWVFASAAWSLDPGTTNRRALAAAFTTLFGLYFASSFDGKRMAEIIATTFLFLALAGLLAAIAYPKMGIAHDINAGDWRGLWYEKNQMGAMMVYGALAAMAAILAGSTKRKQLIFTIVLCAAMIVMSKSKTSLLALMIGLGGSMMLAIMRRGPATAVVVVWLGVTAVVVGAMVMWLAPELLFKALGKDPSLTGRTDIWAALLRQSAKHPMTGFGYAVFWQLDSAPANWIRKETGWDVPTAHNGWLDILAQLGWVGVSLCALVLGGALLVSLVRFRKVQDGYWATLFLAIFVMTTFSESFILERNGIAWALACAAVARLLGPVWALQAQPEKAPRRPLFAPAPLTWSLAPAEPTFEIWAGDAGRVPTVARTPVMATATRPAVTFGRASPPLGATFGKRLVSPLSA; encoded by the coding sequence ATGGCGGACGTACAGCGGGACGAGCAGCAACAGGACGGCGAACGGCCCGATCTGTGGCGCAAGCTGGAAGCCCTGACCTGCGGCTTCGTGCTGTTCATGCTGTCCAACGCCTTCATCGGCCCGCTGCTAGACCCGCTGCAGGCCGGCGGCGAGGACATGCCGGTGCTGCGCCTGATGTGGCTGCCGGTCTACGCCATCATCCTGGGCCTGGCCGTCTGGCGCGCCCCGCGCGTGGCGCGGTTCTGGTTCCCGGCCGTCATGCTCAGCCTGCTGATCTTCTGGGTGTTCGCCTCGGCCGCGTGGTCGCTGGACCCGGGCACCACCAATCGCCGGGCCCTCGCGGCGGCCTTCACCACCCTGTTCGGCCTCTATTTCGCCTCCAGCTTCGACGGCAAGCGGATGGCCGAGATCATCGCCACCACCTTCCTGTTCCTGGCCTTGGCCGGCCTGCTGGCCGCGATCGCCTATCCGAAGATGGGCATCGCGCACGACATCAACGCCGGCGACTGGCGCGGCCTCTGGTACGAGAAGAACCAGATGGGCGCGATGATGGTCTACGGCGCCCTGGCCGCGATGGCCGCGATCCTGGCCGGCTCGACCAAGCGCAAGCAGCTGATCTTCACCATCGTGCTGTGCGCGGCGATGATCGTGATGAGCAAGTCCAAGACCTCGCTGCTGGCCCTGATGATCGGCCTGGGCGGCTCGATGATGTTGGCGATCATGCGGCGGGGACCGGCCACGGCGGTGGTCGTGGTCTGGCTGGGCGTCACGGCCGTCGTGGTCGGCGCCATGGTCATGTGGCTGGCCCCCGAGCTGTTGTTCAAGGCCCTGGGCAAGGACCCGTCCCTGACCGGGCGCACCGACATCTGGGCCGCCCTGCTGCGCCAGTCGGCCAAGCATCCCATGACCGGCTTCGGCTACGCCGTCTTCTGGCAGCTGGACTCCGCCCCCGCCAACTGGATCCGCAAGGAGACCGGCTGGGACGTGCCCACCGCCCACAACGGCTGGCTCGACATCCTGGCCCAGTTGGGCTGGGTCGGCGTCAGCCTGTGCGCCCTGGTGCTGGGCGGGGCGCTGCTGGTTTCGCTGGTCCGCTTCCGCAAGGTTCAGGACGGCTATTGGGCGACCCTGTTCCTGGCCATCTTCGTGATGACCACCTTCTCCGAAAGCTTCATCCTGGAGCGCAACGGCATCGCCTGGGCCCTGGCCTGCGCGGCGGTGGCCCGGCTGCTGGGACCGGTGTGGGCGCTGCAAGCCCAGCCCGAGAAAGCCCCCCGCCGCCCCCTGTTCGCCCCCGCGCCCCTGACCTGGAGCCTGGCGCCGGCTGAACCGACGTTCGAGATCTGGGCGGGCGACGCCGGTCGCGTTCCGACTGTCGCGCGCACGCCGGTCATGGCCACGGCCACGCGGCCGGCCGTGACGTTCGGAAGGGCGTCCCCGCCCCTTGGCGCGACATTTGGCAAGCGCTTGGTCTCGCCTTTATCCGCTTAG